In Spirochaetota bacterium, the following proteins share a genomic window:
- a CDS encoding 4Fe-4S binding protein: IDYLDDYHVYFTNGEALKADVVFISIGEKPDLSFLGDTVMVNERGAIVTAEKSFKSSDPKIYATGDIIKQGLITDAIGMGRLAAMEIHATLADEDFIYPEKTLVPKRRINIAYFGGETREVDRCISCGTCIYCDKCVEACPQGAITRNGEIFTIDAELCTACYTCVNVCPRGALQPGDFDAVVSDVLFKK; encoded by the coding sequence TATTGATTACCTTGATGATTACCATGTGTACTTTACCAATGGTGAAGCTCTCAAAGCAGATGTTGTGTTTATTAGTATTGGCGAAAAGCCTGATCTGTCGTTTTTAGGTGACACAGTTATGGTAAATGAGCGGGGGGCGATAGTTACTGCTGAAAAATCCTTCAAAAGTTCGGACCCTAAAATTTATGCCACGGGTGATATCATAAAGCAAGGACTTATTACCGATGCTATTGGGATGGGTAGATTGGCTGCAATGGAGATACATGCAACGCTTGCAGATGAAGATTTTATCTATCCAGAAAAAACGCTGGTGCCAAAACGGCGAATTAACATAGCATATTTTGGTGGTGAAACACGTGAAGTTGATAGATGTATAAGCTGTGGAACCTGTATTTACTGCGATAAATGTGTAGAAGCTTGCCCACAGGGAGCCATTACACGAAATGGTGAAATCTTTACTATTGATGCAGAACTATGTACAGCCTGCTATACCTGCGTCAATGTATGTCCCCGCGGTGCACTGCAGCCGGGTGATTTTGATGCAGTAGTATCGGATGTCCTTTTTAAGAAGTGA